The genomic stretch GCAAGTGGGATGAGAACGAACCGCCCGAAAACGAACGCAAGCGTCACTGGGAAAACTCCGATATTCtccacaatatcaagatTCGCGACTTCATCCGAGATCGACTGCGCTCGTTAATTGTTGGATGCGGTGGTGAACAACGATTTCAAGACGAATGGCTCCTCAACGTCGACCGCGACGTTGTGTCTGCATTTGTCGCACTTGGGCTTTTCTGATAGATCACTCTACTCCAAATCTTGGGCTTGATTTCTACCTTCACCCCTTGAAGTGGTCAGTTCCCACCCGACAATCTACTACACATGCATCTCTATGCGGTCTTTGCTGCTTGCAAGAGTTTCACGATCCAAACTCCAATAGGGCTAGTGGACAGATGTCTGTTCGCATCTTGAGCCCCCTATGCAGCCAAACTGTGACAGTGGGTGCTCATGATATTTCTAATGCGTCCTGAGTTAATGGTGTTCatgaagggaaggaaaggcaTTGCATACAGCTTTAGTACTAGTGTTATTCCCTCAGCGTATTACCATCTTAGATAAAAACAAGCCAGGGTCCTTTCTGGACTCAAAAACCTTTTCTACCTTCTCCCGAGTTCTTTATGGTTATATCTGATGACTAtgatttttctcttttatcaACAAGTCTGACTGTGTGCATTGTACATGACTTGCAGCTCAAACTTCTTTTACTGCCGGATAGCGATACCACGGGTATATAAATCATGTTGAGGAAACTCTCAGCTGTTGGCTGAAATACTCGACCTTTCTGCGGAATACGGTAGGCCAGGCATCCAGTCACAGCTGATCGCACAGTACGTTAAACATACAACCATCAGAGACTCCCACCCGCAGCTCCCACAATCTTAAGGCCACTGGCTCCGCCACCTCCAGGACCATCTGCTGTAGTAGAGTACGCAAGCCAATAACGCGAGGGATGCCATGCGACGGCAGGAATGCCCGAATTCATCCCGCCACCAGTAGGAACAGTATAAACGCTTTCGCCTGTTTCAGCATGGAAGATCTCAATTCCATTACCGCCGCAGCCTACTTCGTCACAAGCACCGCAAATAAATCTTCCGTCAAAGCTCCAGCTCACCCCGCGGATGGCCCCACCATTATTACTAGACACGGTGCGTCGACAAATCCAATCCGATGTATCCCAGAGGGAGATAAGGGCGTCGCTGCCGCCGACGGCGAGATAGCGTCCAGTAGGTGCGAGGGCAATGGAAAGGCAGGCGGATGTGTGAGCATTAAGGGTGTGGAGGACGTCGAAGGATGGGTAGGATAATATTTTGACTGTGCCTTCGCCGGTGGTTGCGAAGAGGTGAAGATCGGGCGAAGTTGGCGTGGAGATGTGATGAGAAAAGGTTGTTGCATTTGTTTGGATGGGCTGTGGATGGGAATCTAGGACTTTGTAGGTGGTTGGGCCTGCGATCGGTTTCTGGGACTGCGTGGATGGGACATTTATTACTCCGTTTTCGAGCACAGTTGGGGTAGAAGGTGATTCAATGGAGATTGGTATCAGAGTATCATCCTAGTGATTAAAATTATACCAGTCAGTCCATGTTTCAGTCACTTGTCTACCCTATACAAACTCAAAGGAGCTCTCCTCACCTTCCTTCCAACCACCATTGTACTCCCATCAGCCGACCAAGACAAGGTGAATGCTTCGCCGCCGACATCTAGACGGCTCACACAAGTCTTCGAGCGAACATCCCAGAAGCGCACGGTACCATCAGAAGAACAGCTGGCTAGCTCCGAGTCTCGAACTGGGTTAAATAAGACTTTCTCGATCCCCGCGGTGTGACCGCGGAGGTCAGTCGAGTATTTGACTTGCGCGCGCTCAGGGTTCCAGATTCGAAGGGTACGGTCCGCTGAGCCTGTAGCGATAAGCTGGCCGGTAGGGTTCCATGCTATCGTTCGGATTCTGccaagaaagatatatactatCAGCTTGAACCTGATCTGGGAGGTGTTGTGCAGCTGCAACAGTTTTCTTGGACGGAAACGCACGTATGAGATCCGGGCGTTCGCGCAATAGGGTCATGATAGCTCTGAGTCTTGAGGCTCCCAAATGAGAATGCGAATCGCTCTTTGGGAAGTAGATTGCGGCGGGGAGGTGCCATTGTTCGTAGCTGCTGTCCCTGGCGGAGTCGTGACGATGGCGGCGATGGCAGGAGCAACCCACGTTGATGCCCCGAGGGGCTGTGGTCAATAAGAGTTGGAAGGAGCTTTCGCGAACGAGTTTAGGTGGTTACCCGGGAATTGCGACCAAAGTATATAGAGCACTACTACGTAGTAGTTGCGCGGAGAAATCGTGCGTTGCATATCGATGTTTGGAGTAGCGGCGGCAATGATAAAGGCGGATGATCAAGCTAATTGGTGCCTTGGTGCCTTAGACACTGAGAACTTCATACACCGATGGCGTATCATTGATATCAGCAATTACCAGTTCGGCGCATTgtgtttcttggctgttcATATCTGGTGCTAAAAGTGAGCCTGTACACATATTTATACTAAACTGTGGAAAGTCGTTAACCCGCTTCCATTGTTGTTCGAGATATATTTTCGCCACATCAATCATTATAGTTGTATGAAACAATTCAAGAAGACAAAAAGTCAGGAGAAAGCGAGAGACAACATAGAGAACCCTGCTATAAGCAATACACTTCAAATAATCACTACATATCTTTTCCTGAATGTAATGATTGGATTTGAAATAGGTTTATAGaatcgaagatgacgaccgAATCCGTTTACTTTTTGGGGCCCATTGTCCAATCAGATGATGTCCGCTTT from Aspergillus oryzae RIB40 DNA, chromosome 1 encodes the following:
- a CDS encoding uncharacterized protein (predicted protein), with translation MRRQECPNSSRHHMEDLNSITAAAYFVTSTANKSSVKAPAHPADGPTIITRHGASTNPIRCIPEGDKGVAAADGEIASSRCEGNGKAGGCVSIKGVEDVEGWVG
- a CDS encoding WD repeat-containing protein (predicted protein) codes for the protein MAPPRRNLLPKERFAFSFGSLKTQSYHDPIARTPGSHTIRTIAWNPTGQLIATGSADRTLRIWNPERAQVKYSTDLRGHTAGIEKVLFNPVRDSELASCSSDGTVRFWDVRSKTCVSRLDVGGEAFTLSWSADGSTMVVGRKVRRAPLR